A part of Girardinichthys multiradiatus isolate DD_20200921_A chromosome 12, DD_fGirMul_XY1, whole genome shotgun sequence genomic DNA contains:
- the hint2 gene encoding histidine triad nucleotide-binding protein 2, mitochondrial has translation MYFRNIFRAQLVGTRACLFNPLQRVNRAERSLCTKSDEVKLAEEASKRYGSPDPTIFSKVIDKSIPADIIYEDDKCLAFRDISPQSPVHFLVIPRVPIPRISAAKDDDAELLGHLLVVAKNVAKQESLSEGYRVVINDGKHGSQSVYHLHIHVLGGRQMAWPPG, from the exons ATGTATTTTCGTAATATTTTCCGCGCACAGTTGGTCGGGACCAGAGCGTGTCTGTTCAACCCGCTGCAGCGTGTTAATCGAGCCGAG AGATCACTCTGCACCAAAAGTGATGAGGTAAAGCTGGCAGAGGAGGCCAGCAAAAGGTACGGCTCTCCAGATCCAACCATCTTCTCCAAAGTGATTGATAAAAGCATCCCTGCAGATATCATCTATGAAGATGACAAG TGTTTGGCATTCAGGGATATAAGCCCACAGTCCCCTGTTCATTTCTTGGTTATTCCAAGGGTCCCTATTCCTCGAATAAGTGCAGCTAAAGATGATGATGCTGAG CTCTTGGGACATTTGTTGGTTGTTGCTAAAAATGTGGCAAAGCAGGAATCTCTTAGTGAAGGCTACAGAGTGG TGATCAATGATGGAAAACACGGATCTCAGTCAGTATACCACCTTCACATTCATGtcctgggaggaagacagatGGCATGGCCGCCGGGATAA
- the mrps30 gene encoding 39S ribosomal protein S30, mitochondrial, with protein MAARTRLPLLLPKSFSPLRTQKHVHTEAAVKEPSYPPIVASLTAKSKAARLRQIEERVKKIRASPVEEKLSLITRIQRMKFVVYPQTFARNADRWYQHFTKTAYIPGLPDKFTPVSESSPSVVDQTAPPGIDDAVFNEIRDLVSRVILHEHWHKMKKRKPFLYKTQEQVVGPFLRTLVSGLTYSLAKYNPLLHLSSLDLRPQVNFYWRRGNRTIPKGHRKGQPEPIRFQIDDRPHSQIRIPQQLTQFTALEASYTAEVPEVPYAPNLMPLFRRQYENNIFTGAKLPDPACYGHTQFHFVPDRYHRERMARQNQSDQVEAFLRAHAIASLFAWTGAQATYQGFWNYEDVSRPFVSQAVITDGHFFSFFCYQLNTLALSVEVDTNNPRKNLLWGTESLRLYEDVQDGEVLGLNDGVIRLLVQFLVNQPHS; from the exons ATGGCGGCCCGCACAAGACTGCCCTTGCTTCTCCCTAAAAGTTTTTCTCCGCTTAGAACCCAAAAACATGTCCACACCGAAGCAGCCGTAAAGGAGCCTTCGTATCCACCTATCGTCGCCTCTCTAACAGCTAAAAGCAAAGCCGCCCGGCTGCGGCAGATAGAAGAGCGCGTTAAAAAGATCCGCGCCTCTCCCGTGGAGGAAAAGCTGTCCCTCATCACTCGCATCCAGCGGATGAAATTTGTAGTCTACCCTCAGACATTCGCACGAAATGCAGACAGGTGGTACCAGCACTTCACCAAAACCGCGTACATCCCGGGCCTCCCGGATAAGTTCACCCCGGTGTCGGAAAGCTCCCCCTCAGTCGTGGATCAAACAGCTCCCCCGGGGATCGATGATGCTGTGTTCAATGAAATCCGAGACCTGGTCTCCCGTGTGATTTTACACGAGCACTGGCACAAGATGAAGAAGCGTAAACCTTTTCTGTACAAGACTCAGGAGCAGGTGGTCGGCCCCTTCCTGAGGACCCTGGTTTCTGGTCTAACCTACAGTTTGGCAAAATACAATCCACTGCTCCATCTCTCCAGTCTGG ATCTCAGACCACAGGTGAACTTTTATTGGAGGAGGGGAAACAGAACAATACCAAAGGGCCATCGCAAAGGCCAGCCAGAGCCAATCAGGTTCCAGATTGACGACCGCCCACACAGCCAGATTAGAATACCTCAGCAACTAAcgcag tttactgCACTGGAGGCCTCTTACACAGCTGAGGTCCCAGAGGTACCCTATGCCCCCAATCTGATGCCCTTGTTCAGAAGGCAGTATGAAAACAACATCTTCACAG GAGCAAAGCTGCCAGACCCAGCCTGCTATGGTCACACTCAGTTCCATTTCGTGCCCGACCGGTACCACAGAGAACGCATGGCTCGGCAGAATCAGTCTGACCAAGTGGAGGCCTTCCTCAGAGCCCACGCCATTGCCAGCCTTTTTGCTTGGACCGGAGCTCAGGCCACTTACCAAG GTTTCTGGAACTATGAGGATGTCTCCAGACCCTTTGTGTCGCAGGCTGTCATCACAGACGGccatttcttctccttcttctgCTACCAGCTCAACACTCTGGCCCTGTCTGTGGAAGTGGACACCAACAACCCCAGGAAAAACCTCTTGTGGGGCACTGAGAGCCTGCGACTCTATGAGGACGTGCAGGACGGAGAGGTGTTGGGTTTGAACGATGGCGTCATCAGGCTACTGGTTCAGTTCCTCGTGAATCAGCCTCACAGTTGA